Proteins encoded in a region of the Haloglomus salinum genome:
- a CDS encoding sulfurtransferase: protein MVEDSYAKDVLVSADWVEDRLDEFQSDGPAHRLVEVDVDTEAYDEGHAPGAIGFNWETQLQDQTERDILSKEDFEDLLGSHGITEDSTVVLYGDNSNWFAAYTYWQFKYYGHDDVRLMDGGRDYWVENDYPLSDEAPDFSAQEYTAGGPFEGIRAYRDDVEHAIDRGIPLVDVRSPEEFSGEILAPPGLQETAQRGGHIPGAENISWAATVNDDGTFKSREELEELYGSQGIDDSQSVVAYCRIGERSSIAWFALHELLGYENTTNYDGSWTEWGNLVGAPVETGGADD from the coding sequence ATGGTAGAAGACAGCTACGCGAAGGACGTTCTCGTCTCCGCCGACTGGGTCGAGGACCGACTCGACGAGTTCCAGAGCGACGGCCCTGCCCACCGACTGGTGGAGGTCGACGTGGACACCGAGGCGTACGACGAGGGCCACGCCCCCGGTGCCATCGGCTTCAACTGGGAGACCCAGCTCCAGGACCAGACCGAGCGCGACATCCTCTCGAAGGAGGACTTCGAGGACCTGCTCGGCTCCCACGGCATCACCGAGGACTCCACGGTCGTCCTGTACGGTGACAACTCCAACTGGTTCGCGGCCTACACCTACTGGCAGTTCAAGTACTACGGCCACGACGACGTCCGCCTGATGGACGGTGGCCGCGATTACTGGGTCGAGAACGACTACCCGCTCAGCGACGAGGCCCCCGACTTCTCCGCACAGGAGTACACCGCCGGCGGCCCGTTCGAGGGCATCCGCGCGTACCGCGACGACGTCGAGCACGCCATCGACCGTGGCATCCCGCTCGTCGACGTCCGCTCGCCCGAGGAGTTCTCCGGCGAGATTCTCGCGCCGCCGGGCCTGCAGGAGACCGCCCAGCGCGGCGGCCACATCCCCGGCGCCGAGAACATCTCCTGGGCCGCGACGGTCAACGACGACGGGACGTTCAAGTCCAGAGAGGAGCTCGAAGAGCTGTACGGCTCGCAGGGCATCGACGACTCGCAGTCGGTCGTCGCCTACTGCCGTATCGGTGAGCGCTCCTCCATCGCGTGGTTCGCGCTCCACGAGCTGCTGGGCTACGAGAACACGACGAACTACGACGGCTCCTGGACCGAGTGGGGCAACCTCGTCGGCGCACCCGTCGAGACGGGCGGGGCTGACGACTGA
- a CDS encoding AI-2E family transporter: MSLARRRRRLLAALVVGLLFVCGVVLFDVLQTVFFAITVAYVLHPVHQRLVDRGIPAYWASVLVTGAAFGVVLVVVGALGLVLYNRRESLFTLLRTVPSEVTVPLGEFTYTVDTTAILATARNALQGLAVDVATVAPVLALKLFLFAILLFALLVRPGSVGRTVFSVTPPAYHDVLVALDRRVRETLYGIYVLQAATAAGTFAVALVVFEGLGYGASFTLAVLAGILQFIPIVGPGVLIAVLAGVDLLTGMPTRAVLVAVLGAVFVGLVPDAIIRPRLASRAAHLPTSLYFIGFTGGLLTVGPIGFIAGPLVVGLLVEAVDLLSRTAEGRQTQLDTDVVSGPNGDAGDDPRPNAVADAGMGESDAGGPEG, from the coding sequence GTGTCACTCGCTCGCCGTCGCCGCCGGCTGCTCGCCGCCCTCGTCGTCGGGTTGCTGTTCGTCTGTGGGGTGGTGCTGTTCGACGTCCTCCAGACGGTGTTCTTCGCGATAACGGTCGCGTACGTCCTCCACCCGGTCCATCAGCGACTCGTGGACCGTGGGATACCGGCGTACTGGGCCAGCGTGCTCGTCACCGGCGCCGCGTTCGGTGTCGTCCTCGTCGTCGTGGGGGCGCTCGGACTCGTCCTCTACAACCGACGTGAGTCGCTGTTCACTCTCCTCCGGACGGTCCCGTCGGAGGTGACGGTCCCGCTGGGGGAGTTCACCTACACCGTGGACACGACGGCAATCCTCGCAACCGCCCGGAACGCGCTGCAGGGGCTCGCCGTCGACGTGGCGACCGTCGCACCGGTGCTCGCTCTGAAGCTGTTCCTGTTCGCCATCCTGCTGTTCGCTCTCCTCGTGCGCCCCGGCTCCGTCGGTCGGACGGTGTTCTCCGTGACCCCGCCGGCCTACCACGATGTACTGGTCGCGCTGGACCGGCGTGTCCGCGAGACGCTGTACGGCATCTACGTCCTGCAGGCCGCCACGGCAGCGGGCACGTTCGCCGTCGCACTGGTCGTGTTCGAGGGGCTGGGCTACGGCGCCTCGTTCACGCTCGCCGTGCTCGCGGGCATCCTCCAGTTCATCCCCATCGTGGGGCCGGGCGTCCTCATCGCGGTGCTGGCGGGTGTGGACCTGCTCACCGGGATGCCGACGCGCGCGGTGCTGGTGGCAGTGCTGGGCGCCGTCTTCGTCGGCCTCGTCCCCGACGCCATCATCCGGCCGCGGCTGGCGAGTCGGGCGGCACACCTCCCGACCTCGCTGTACTTCATCGGCTTCACCGGCGGGCTGCTCACCGTCGGCCCCATCGGCTTCATCGCGGGGCCACTGGTGGTCGGGCTGCTGGTCGAGGCGGTCGACCTGCTCTCGCGGACCGCCGAGGGGCGACAGACCCAGCTGGATACGGACGTGGTATCCGGACCGAACGGCGACGCCGGCGACGACCCGCGGCCGAACGCGGTGGCGGACGCTGGGATGGGGGAGTCCGACGCGGGCGGGCCGGAGGGCTGA
- a CDS encoding sulfurtransferase — MPVVVGVDWLAAHREAPDVAVVDVRDAWEFDGIGHVPGAVNVPFDSFRATEHGEAEAGMLPGSRAFADLMSEVGIENGDRIVAYDDRNGVFAARLLVTAELYGHDPDRLHLLDGDFSAYNLDHETTGEAPDVEPTDYRAAYEERGPLVPLATVEAAVDDPGTVIVDTREEWEFEEGHIPGAVRLDWQELVDMETRGLLPDDEIRDLLAQRGIRPGERVLLYCNTARRISHTYTVLRHLGFPTLAFYEGSLTEWEAEGNTLETA; from the coding sequence GTGCCGGTCGTCGTCGGCGTCGACTGGCTGGCGGCCCACCGCGAGGCCCCGGACGTGGCCGTCGTGGATGTCCGTGACGCCTGGGAGTTCGACGGTATCGGGCACGTTCCCGGGGCCGTGAACGTCCCGTTCGACTCGTTCCGCGCCACCGAGCACGGCGAGGCCGAGGCCGGGATGCTCCCCGGTTCGCGAGCGTTCGCGGACCTCATGAGTGAGGTCGGCATCGAGAACGGCGACCGCATCGTGGCCTACGACGACCGGAACGGCGTGTTCGCCGCGCGCCTGCTCGTCACCGCCGAGCTGTACGGCCACGACCCCGACCGCCTGCATCTGCTCGACGGCGACTTCTCCGCCTACAATCTCGACCACGAGACGACGGGCGAAGCTCCCGATGTCGAGCCGACCGACTACCGCGCCGCGTACGAGGAGCGGGGCCCCCTGGTGCCGCTCGCCACGGTCGAAGCCGCCGTCGACGACCCCGGGACCGTCATCGTCGACACGCGCGAGGAGTGGGAGTTCGAGGAGGGCCACATCCCCGGGGCGGTCCGGCTGGACTGGCAGGAGCTGGTCGACATGGAGACACGCGGACTGCTCCCCGACGACGAGATCCGTGACCTGCTCGCCCAGCGTGGCATCCGACCGGGCGAGCGCGTTCTGCTCTACTGCAACACCGCCCGCCGCATCAGCCACACGTACACCGTTCTCCGACATCTCGGCTTCCCGACCCTGGCGTTCTACGAGGGGTCGCTGACGGAGTGGGAGGCCGAGGGGAACACGCTGGAGACCGCCTGA